One genomic region from Silvibacterium dinghuense encodes:
- a CDS encoding L,D-transpeptidase family protein, translated as MSHPSPHPPQRSSRPASSRFYPVLHRTAAVGALSLLILSGCHSQQQAPREKLSLRQLLHRKRDKKFATKPAEGQPLPATLDAGAIAAQLHTIADAGRLSSLRYPDFRDYQQHVERAYGLTNFTPMWLVNGAPSPQALGLIAAIGDIQKKGLDPEEYDASRWPARLAALKAHPTPQAIADFDAAMTVSTMRLISDLHIGRVAPAHFNFGIDIEAKKYDLPELLTTKVIHAASIKDVLEGVEPDFDGYQRTETALVHYEDLAAQGDGAKVPGTARPLSAGDAYTGSAQLADRLHLLGDLPESATAVSPTVYDASLVDAVKHFQARHGIEASGKLGKETVDALNVPLAARVVQLEDALERWRWLPPDFDEPPIVVNIPEFVLRAFGPNDADHAQQVALQMNVVVGKAVRTQTPVFAKSMRYIVFRPYWNVPPSIVHKEIIPSILKNRNYIDQKGFEITDSKGTVVSSGAVSDATLAGLKAGRLMVRQKPGPKNSLGLIKFIFPNEDNVYLHSTPAQQLFGETRRDFSHGCVRVSQPAELAAYLLRNQLQPGQQQNWTLDAVKDAMQSGPDNKTVLLAKPIPVLILYVTAVVEDDNSVHFFADIYGHDKELNDVLAKGTPYPSESIKTVHATTTAAP; from the coding sequence ATGAGCCACCCCAGCCCCCACCCTCCCCAAAGGTCCTCGCGACCAGCCAGCAGCCGTTTCTACCCGGTCCTCCACCGGACGGCGGCGGTCGGCGCCCTTAGCCTTCTGATCCTCTCCGGATGCCACTCCCAGCAGCAGGCACCCAGGGAGAAGCTCTCGCTCCGCCAGCTGCTCCACCGCAAGCGGGATAAGAAGTTCGCGACCAAGCCGGCCGAGGGCCAGCCGCTGCCGGCCACCCTCGACGCCGGCGCCATCGCCGCGCAGCTGCACACCATCGCCGACGCGGGCCGGCTCAGCAGCCTCCGCTACCCGGATTTTCGCGACTACCAGCAGCACGTCGAACGCGCCTACGGCCTGACGAACTTCACGCCCATGTGGCTGGTCAACGGCGCACCCTCGCCGCAGGCCCTCGGCCTCATCGCGGCCATCGGCGATATCCAGAAGAAGGGCCTCGACCCCGAGGAGTACGACGCCTCGCGCTGGCCCGCGCGCCTCGCCGCACTCAAAGCCCATCCCACCCCGCAGGCCATCGCCGACTTCGATGCGGCGATGACCGTCAGCACCATGCGCCTCATCTCCGACCTGCACATCGGCCGCGTCGCTCCGGCGCACTTCAACTTCGGCATCGACATCGAAGCCAAGAAGTACGATCTGCCCGAGCTGCTCACCACCAAGGTGATCCACGCGGCCAGCATCAAGGATGTGCTCGAAGGCGTCGAGCCCGACTTCGACGGCTACCAGCGCACTGAAACCGCGCTCGTCCACTATGAGGACCTGGCCGCACAGGGCGACGGAGCCAAAGTCCCCGGCACAGCCAGGCCCCTTTCCGCCGGCGATGCATACACCGGCTCGGCTCAGCTCGCCGACCGCCTGCATCTGCTCGGCGATCTACCCGAATCAGCAACAGCCGTAAGCCCAACCGTCTACGATGCCTCGCTTGTCGATGCCGTGAAGCACTTCCAGGCCCGCCACGGGATCGAGGCGTCCGGCAAGCTCGGCAAGGAGACCGTCGACGCCCTCAACGTGCCGCTCGCCGCCCGCGTCGTCCAGCTCGAAGACGCGCTCGAGCGCTGGCGCTGGCTCCCGCCCGACTTCGACGAGCCGCCGATCGTCGTTAACATCCCCGAGTTCGTCCTCCGCGCCTTCGGACCCAATGACGCGGATCACGCCCAGCAGGTGGCGCTGCAGATGAACGTCGTCGTCGGCAAGGCCGTACGCACGCAGACGCCGGTCTTCGCCAAGAGCATGCGGTACATCGTCTTCCGGCCCTACTGGAACGTGCCTCCCAGCATCGTGCACAAGGAGATCATCCCCTCCATCCTGAAGAACCGGAATTACATCGACCAGAAGGGCTTCGAGATCACCGACAGCAAGGGCACCGTGGTCAGCAGCGGCGCGGTCAGCGACGCCACGCTGGCCGGCCTCAAGGCGGGCCGCCTGATGGTGCGCCAGAAGCCCGGTCCAAAAAACTCGCTCGGCCTCATCAAGTTCATCTTCCCCAACGAGGACAACGTCTACCTGCACTCCACGCCCGCACAGCAGCTCTTCGGCGAGACCCGCCGCGACTTCAGCCACGGCTGCGTGCGCGTCTCCCAGCCGGCCGAGCTGGCCGCCTACCTGCTGCGCAACCAGCTACAGCCCGGCCAGCAGCAGAACTGGACCCTCGATGCGGTCAAAGACGCCATGCAGTCCGGTCCGGACAACAAAACCGTGCTGCTCGCCAAACCCATTCCGGTGCTGATCCTCTACGTCACCGCCGTCGTCGAAGACGACAACTCGGTCCACTTCTTCGCCGACATCTACGGCCACGACAAGGAGCTCAACGACGTGCTCGCCAAAGGCACGCCCTACCCCTCCGAGAGCATCAAAACCGTGCACGCCACCACCACGGCCGCACCGTAA
- a CDS encoding nucleoside deaminase has protein sequence MARSPNPEFMRRAIELATRNVQANAGGPFAAVIVKDGAIVGEGANSVTATNDPTAHGEVVAMRDACARLGVFSLEGCEMYTSCEPCPMCLAASYWARLDAVFYGNDSQAAARAGFDDAYLYEQFRLDRGQRKMPSQQLLAAEAWESFAAWIASTEKIEY, from the coding sequence GTGGCCAGGAGCCCGAATCCGGAGTTTATGCGGCGTGCCATCGAGCTGGCGACGCGCAATGTGCAGGCGAATGCGGGCGGTCCCTTTGCCGCGGTGATTGTGAAAGACGGCGCGATTGTGGGCGAGGGCGCGAACAGCGTGACGGCGACCAACGATCCGACGGCGCACGGAGAAGTGGTGGCCATGCGCGATGCCTGCGCGCGGCTGGGGGTGTTTTCGCTCGAGGGCTGCGAGATGTACACCAGCTGCGAGCCCTGCCCGATGTGCCTGGCGGCGAGCTACTGGGCCCGGCTCGATGCGGTCTTCTATGGCAACGACAGCCAGGCCGCCGCACGGGCGGGCTTCGACGATGCGTATCTGTATGAGCAGTTCCGGCTGGACCGCGGGCAGAGGAAGATGCCTTCGCAGCAGTTGCTGGCGGCTGAGGCATGGGAGAGCTTCGCGGCGTGGATCGCGTCGACAGAAAAGATCGAGTATTAG
- a CDS encoding LysR family transcriptional regulator: MDLSSIELRHLRYFVAVAEELHFGRAAQRLHIAQPPLSQQIRRLEEMLGCTLFLRTSREVRLTAAGEELLERSRQTLRKIGDDCTAALRIGRGEAGVLRVGFIGSGMLTALPRMLGRYRRLYPEVDLQLREFSTSGLVQELRNGTVDVGFLRDAGPVEELHIEPVFTEPFVAAVAKRHRLAEQKSISPRSLRDEPFVLFSRSYGDVAWRRTVALCEAHGYLPNVVQEAPQWLTILSLVGAGLGVTIAPACVERLRVANTVCLRLREKHHSTSLELAYRDTEKRPIVLAFAALAREIFKKGIGGRG, encoded by the coding sequence ATGGATCTTTCTTCGATTGAATTGCGCCATCTGCGCTATTTTGTTGCCGTGGCGGAGGAGTTGCACTTCGGCCGCGCCGCGCAGCGTCTGCACATCGCGCAGCCTCCGCTCTCGCAGCAGATTCGCCGCCTCGAGGAGATGCTGGGCTGCACGCTCTTCCTGCGCACCTCGCGCGAGGTGCGGCTGACGGCCGCGGGTGAAGAGCTGCTGGAGCGCAGCCGCCAGACGCTGCGCAAGATCGGCGACGACTGCACGGCGGCGCTGCGCATCGGGCGCGGCGAGGCGGGTGTGCTGCGCGTGGGCTTTATCGGATCGGGCATGCTGACGGCGCTGCCGCGCATGCTGGGCCGCTATCGCAGGCTCTATCCGGAAGTGGATCTGCAACTGCGTGAGTTCTCGACCTCGGGGCTGGTGCAGGAATTGCGCAACGGCACGGTGGACGTGGGTTTTCTGCGCGATGCGGGGCCGGTCGAGGAGCTGCACATCGAGCCGGTGTTCACGGAGCCGTTTGTGGCCGCGGTGGCGAAGCGGCATCGGCTCGCAGAGCAGAAATCCATCTCGCCGCGCAGCCTGCGGGATGAGCCGTTCGTGCTCTTCTCGCGCTCGTATGGCGACGTGGCGTGGCGGCGCACGGTAGCTCTCTGCGAGGCGCACGGTTATCTGCCGAATGTGGTGCAGGAAGCGCCGCAGTGGCTGACGATCCTGAGCCTGGTGGGCGCGGGGCTGGGCGTGACGATCGCGCCGGCGTGCGTGGAGCGGCTGCGCGTAGCGAACACGGTGTGTCTGCGCCTGCGCGAGAAGCATCACAGCACAAGCCTGGAGCTGGCCTATCGCGATACGGAGAAGCGGCCGATCGTGCTGGCCTTCGCCGCGCTGGCGCGGGAGATCTTTAAGAAGGGGATAGGGGGTAGGGGGTAG
- a CDS encoding FAD-dependent oxidoreductase — translation MSGAAGMLEGERYAAIRERFGELHPPLAPQAAVVEANRCLNCFDAPCTAACPTHIDVPRFIKKIATGNLDGSARTILDANVLGASCARVCPVEVLCEGACVMHGVHEKPIEIARLQRHAMDRFHARGGQLAKKHDVRPGRVACIGAGPASLACAAELAQQGFSVTVLDRNPLPGGLNSYGVAEYKLSAKASLEEIALIAALGVEFRPGVDVDAAALEALEAEYDLIFLGVGLGAAHALAIPGGDHPAVVDALRFIADYKTAKVTRVGGRVVVIGAGNTAMDAAIAARRLGAEEVSILYRRGPESMSAFAFEYEHAKQEGVRFLWQTAPVRVVAEDALVEYIQCTQVDEQLRPVAGSEFDLACDLIVPAIGQSPLLKLLGALPGLVLDGGRVVIEQATGETSHLKYFAGGDCVNGGREVVDAVADGKRAAQAMTAVLEARYA, via the coding sequence GTGAGCGGCGCGGCCGGCATGCTCGAGGGCGAGCGGTATGCGGCGATACGCGAGCGCTTCGGCGAACTGCATCCGCCGCTTGCGCCGCAGGCGGCGGTGGTCGAGGCCAATCGCTGCCTGAACTGCTTCGATGCGCCGTGTACGGCGGCGTGTCCGACGCACATCGATGTGCCGCGGTTCATCAAGAAGATTGCCACGGGAAATCTCGACGGCTCGGCGCGGACGATTCTGGATGCGAATGTGCTGGGCGCGAGCTGCGCGCGGGTGTGCCCGGTCGAGGTGCTGTGCGAAGGCGCCTGCGTGATGCATGGCGTGCATGAGAAGCCGATCGAGATTGCGCGCCTGCAACGCCATGCGATGGACCGCTTCCATGCGCGCGGCGGGCAGCTGGCGAAGAAGCATGACGTGCGTCCTGGACGTGTGGCCTGCATCGGCGCGGGGCCGGCGTCGCTGGCCTGTGCGGCGGAGCTGGCGCAGCAGGGCTTTTCTGTCACGGTGTTGGATCGGAATCCGCTGCCGGGCGGGCTGAATAGCTACGGCGTGGCGGAATACAAGCTGTCGGCGAAGGCGAGCCTTGAGGAGATCGCGCTGATTGCGGCGCTGGGTGTGGAGTTCCGTCCCGGAGTGGACGTGGATGCGGCAGCGCTCGAAGCGCTCGAAGCGGAATACGACCTGATCTTTCTGGGTGTGGGACTGGGCGCGGCGCATGCGCTGGCGATTCCGGGCGGCGATCATCCGGCGGTGGTCGATGCGCTGCGCTTCATTGCCGATTACAAGACGGCGAAGGTGACGCGGGTGGGCGGCCGGGTGGTGGTGATCGGCGCGGGCAACACGGCGATGGACGCGGCGATTGCGGCGCGGCGGCTGGGCGCGGAGGAGGTTTCGATCCTTTACCGGCGCGGACCGGAGAGCATGTCGGCCTTTGCCTTCGAATATGAGCATGCGAAGCAGGAAGGTGTGCGCTTCCTGTGGCAGACGGCGCCGGTGCGCGTGGTTGCGGAGGATGCGTTGGTGGAGTACATCCAATGCACGCAAGTGGACGAGCAGTTGCGGCCGGTGGCGGGATCGGAGTTCGACCTGGCGTGCGACCTGATCGTTCCGGCGATCGGGCAGTCGCCGCTGCTGAAGCTGCTTGGGGCGCTGCCGGGGCTCGTGCTCGACGGCGGACGTGTGGTCATCGAGCAGGCAACGGGAGAAACTTCACATCTCAAGTATTTTGCCGGAGGTGACTGCGTGAACGGTGGGCGCGAGGTGGTGGATGCCGTGGCCGACGGCAAGCGCGCGGCGCAGGCGATGACGGCCGTGCTGGAGGCGCGTTATGCGTGA
- the panB gene encoding 3-methyl-2-oxobutanoate hydroxymethyltransferase, translating into MSLTQFCSAGSGAPASKITFPFLEEKKRAHVPITALTAYDYATARLVDEAGVDMILVGDSLAMVVMGHDNTLAVTVDEMLHHTRAVRRAVQRSLVVADMPFGSYHVSVAESVANAVRFVKEGGAAAVKIEGGATRCELVERLTDAEIPVVCHMGLTPQAVHRMGGYKVQGKTAAAAEVMMRDARMLEAAGAAVMVLEGVPREVAEKITSQLRIPTIGIGAGPGCDGQILVFHDLVNLSFSRPAKFVRQYADGAALFRGAIESYVRDVESGAFPSEEESYHLTKQVAAALDLDGGGDGTADDPEAILREA; encoded by the coding sequence ATGAGTCTGACACAGTTCTGTAGCGCCGGCTCCGGCGCGCCTGCTTCCAAAATCACATTTCCGTTTCTTGAAGAGAAGAAACGCGCGCATGTGCCGATCACGGCGCTGACGGCTTACGACTACGCCACGGCGCGGCTGGTGGACGAGGCGGGCGTGGACATGATCCTCGTGGGCGACTCGCTGGCGATGGTGGTGATGGGGCACGACAACACCCTGGCCGTAACCGTGGACGAGATGCTGCATCACACCCGCGCGGTGCGGCGCGCCGTGCAGCGGTCGCTGGTGGTAGCGGATATGCCCTTCGGTTCCTACCACGTGAGTGTGGCCGAGTCAGTCGCCAACGCGGTGCGTTTCGTGAAGGAAGGCGGCGCGGCAGCGGTGAAGATCGAGGGCGGGGCGACGCGCTGTGAACTCGTCGAACGGCTGACGGACGCGGAGATTCCGGTGGTCTGCCACATGGGGCTCACGCCGCAGGCGGTGCACCGCATGGGCGGCTACAAGGTGCAGGGCAAGACAGCCGCCGCGGCCGAGGTGATGATGCGCGATGCGCGGATGCTCGAGGCCGCGGGCGCTGCGGTGATGGTGCTCGAAGGCGTGCCGCGCGAGGTCGCGGAAAAGATCACGTCACAGTTACGCATTCCGACGATCGGAATTGGCGCGGGGCCGGGTTGCGATGGGCAGATTCTCGTATTCCACGACCTGGTGAACCTGAGCTTCTCGCGGCCGGCGAAGTTTGTGCGGCAATATGCGGACGGCGCGGCGCTGTTTCGCGGCGCCATCGAGAGCTATGTGCGGGACGTGGAGTCCGGCGCATTTCCCAGCGAGGAAGAGAGCTACCACCTGACAAAACAGGTGGCGGCGGCGCTCGACCTCGATGGCGGCGGAGACGGGACGGCGGACGATCCGGAAGCGATTCTGCGCGAAGCCTAA
- a CDS encoding RNA polymerase sigma factor translates to MSTVTGHLAGWMAPSRTTVEPLDSSETITALVAEYSTTLYRVAYSVVRNAAEAEDAVQEAFLRVLRHREKLSEIRDLRVWLVRIIWNIVLDRKRRAKTRPENDDIADYARVLPTGDRRADDDLISSQEHNRILALIDQLPGKERQALLLSAVEELATNEIATILGTTESSVRSRIFRARRELGHLLAKEGIAR, encoded by the coding sequence ATGAGCACGGTTACCGGACACCTGGCCGGCTGGATGGCTCCGTCTCGAACGACGGTTGAACCTTTGGATTCCAGCGAAACAATCACCGCCCTTGTGGCCGAGTATTCGACCACCCTGTACCGCGTCGCCTATTCGGTCGTGCGCAATGCCGCCGAAGCCGAGGACGCCGTCCAGGAAGCCTTCCTGCGCGTACTCCGCCATCGCGAAAAGCTGTCCGAGATCCGCGATCTCCGCGTGTGGCTGGTCCGCATCATCTGGAACATCGTCCTCGACCGCAAACGCCGCGCCAAAACCCGTCCGGAGAACGACGACATCGCCGACTACGCCCGCGTGCTCCCCACAGGCGACCGCCGCGCCGACGATGACCTGATCTCCTCCCAGGAGCACAACCGCATCCTGGCCCTGATCGACCAGCTGCCCGGCAAGGAACGCCAGGCGCTGCTGCTCTCTGCCGTCGAAGAGCTGGCGACCAACGAAATCGCCACCATTCTCGGCACCACCGAGTCCTCCGTGCGCTCGCGCATCTTCCGCGCCCGCCGCGAGCTCGGTCATTTGCTCGCAAAGGAGGGAATCGCGCGATGA
- the preA gene encoding NAD-dependent dihydropyrimidine dehydrogenase subunit PreA, whose amino-acid sequence MREPNLQVNFAGVVSPNPFWLASAPPTNTGEQIMRAFDAGWGGAVWKTIGEPVQNTCSRYSSIDWQGQRMMGLNNIELISDRPIEVNLREMAEVKRRYPKHAVIASLMVESRREAWHDIVARAEDAGADGLELNFGCPHGMSERGMGSAVGQVPEYTEMITAWAKEKARTPVIVKLTPNITDIRVMARAAKQGGADAISAINTINSITSVDLDTLTARPDVDGKSSHGGYCGPAVKPIALNMVQQIASDIDLPISGIGGIATWRDAAEFLLLGSGTVQVCTAAMHYGYRIVEDMIDGLAGWMREKGFASIEDFRGLTVPRVTEWKHLNLNYKIVAHINESKCIGCDLCMIACWDGAHQCIHRDRVSGAVDGPVELHTLPSALEAASKASIAVTPIARLDAAAMGVAQGRTPLERVPRVDESECVGCNLCSLVCPVEACITMVEVPTERAPETWEERTSGKAGCAVPMMEQ is encoded by the coding sequence ATGCGTGAGCCGAATCTTCAGGTGAATTTTGCAGGGGTGGTTTCGCCGAACCCGTTCTGGCTGGCCTCGGCGCCGCCGACCAACACCGGCGAGCAGATCATGCGGGCCTTCGACGCAGGCTGGGGCGGCGCGGTGTGGAAGACCATCGGCGAGCCGGTGCAGAACACGTGCTCGCGCTACTCCTCCATCGATTGGCAGGGGCAGCGGATGATGGGGCTCAACAATATCGAGCTCATCAGCGACCGGCCGATCGAGGTGAACCTGCGCGAGATGGCCGAGGTGAAGCGGCGCTATCCGAAGCACGCGGTGATTGCGTCGCTGATGGTGGAGTCGAGGCGCGAGGCGTGGCACGACATCGTGGCGCGCGCGGAGGACGCGGGCGCCGACGGGCTCGAGCTGAACTTCGGTTGCCCGCACGGCATGAGCGAGCGCGGCATGGGCTCGGCGGTGGGGCAGGTGCCGGAGTACACGGAGATGATCACCGCGTGGGCGAAGGAGAAAGCGCGCACGCCGGTGATCGTGAAGCTCACGCCGAATATCACCGACATTCGCGTGATGGCGCGCGCAGCCAAGCAGGGCGGCGCGGATGCGATCTCGGCGATCAACACGATCAATTCGATTACGAGCGTCGATCTCGACACGTTGACGGCGCGGCCGGATGTGGATGGAAAGTCATCGCATGGCGGCTACTGCGGTCCGGCGGTGAAGCCGATTGCGCTGAACATGGTGCAGCAGATCGCGTCGGATATCGATCTCCCGATCTCGGGCATCGGCGGCATCGCCACGTGGCGCGATGCGGCGGAGTTCCTCCTGCTGGGCTCGGGTACGGTGCAGGTGTGCACGGCGGCGATGCACTACGGCTATCGCATCGTGGAAGACATGATCGACGGCCTCGCCGGATGGATGCGTGAGAAGGGTTTCGCTTCGATCGAGGATTTTCGCGGGCTCACGGTGCCGCGCGTGACGGAGTGGAAGCACCTGAATCTGAACTACAAAATCGTTGCACATATCAATGAATCGAAGTGCATCGGCTGCGATCTCTGCATGATTGCCTGCTGGGATGGCGCGCACCAGTGCATTCATCGTGATCGCGTGAGCGGCGCGGTGGATGGGCCGGTCGAGCTGCATACGCTGCCGTCCGCGCTGGAGGCTGCGTCGAAGGCGTCGATTGCAGTGACGCCGATTGCCAGGCTCGATGCCGCGGCGATGGGCGTGGCGCAGGGCAGGACGCCGCTCGAGCGGGTTCCTCGCGTGGATGAGAGCGAGTGCGTGGGCTGCAACCTGTGCTCGCTGGTGTGCCCGGTGGAGGCGTGCATCACCATGGTCGAGGTACCCACGGAGCGCGCGCCGGAGACGTGGGAAGAGCGCACCTCAGGCAAAGCCGGGTGCGCCGTCCCAATGATGGAGCAATAG
- a CDS encoding GNAT family N-acetyltransferase: protein MKTECMYPESNTASHSEQADPSLVFRTFQPGDEQPFKHLNEAWISRLFVLEDADHKVLDHPREAILERGGEICVAELDGEVVGCCALIPIGENEYELAKMTVSESARGRGLGRKLLAYTIAQGRRMGARRLYLESSHHVADAVHLYEQLGFRHLPPPAVPSPYARANIFMELLF, encoded by the coding sequence ATGAAGACGGAATGCATGTACCCCGAATCGAATACCGCCTCGCACTCCGAACAGGCGGACCCATCGCTCGTCTTCCGCACCTTTCAGCCTGGTGACGAGCAGCCCTTCAAGCATCTCAACGAGGCCTGGATCAGCCGCCTCTTCGTCCTCGAAGACGCCGACCACAAGGTTCTCGACCATCCCCGCGAAGCCATTCTCGAGAGAGGCGGCGAGATCTGCGTCGCCGAACTCGACGGCGAAGTCGTCGGCTGCTGCGCGCTGATTCCCATCGGAGAAAACGAGTACGAGCTGGCCAAGATGACCGTCAGCGAATCGGCGCGCGGACGCGGCCTGGGACGGAAGCTGCTCGCCTACACGATTGCGCAGGGACGCCGCATGGGCGCGCGCAGGCTCTATCTCGAATCGAGCCACCATGTCGCCGACGCCGTGCATCTCTACGAGCAGCTCGGCTTCCGCCACCTGCCGCCGCCGGCCGTCCCCTCGCCCTACGCCCGCGCGAATATCTTCATGGAGCTGCTGTTTTAA
- a CDS encoding amidohydrolase family protein — protein sequence MPSRCPLLCRVFALLVLALSLPALHAASAGEEPALLLVTHARFFTMAPGQQQSFLGYMLVSRDGTIAALAAGDPPAAVHAASTFDAHGHWIMPGFISAHSHLWQAAYRGLAANKTLPGWIADLYGARATKAAPEDYYWFALDGALDHLQHGITAAYDFAYGGTSWDNPAMKPGAIDFDTEQYRAELASGIRFVHGYQVEKVPPGTPAETTLAVARPRLRAFLDYTAAHPSPRALSTMLNGSTAFNETPQQAVMEAALMREFHLGNQSHYLEPPDTIAAEQAKFPWFVDGGLMQSTLIFGHFIHTTDAILEQTAKAGAGMSWNPLSNGRLASGTADIPKYLKYGIRVGMGVDGEASADLADPFENLRTGLYAIRDKYQSATAMSPYQVLSLHTMGSADVLGVKSRLGSLEPGKYADFLVIDPTDFGPVFDPYASLVLIGSQRELERVYVGGQLMVDHGHLLHADADEVERQVDHRVQSEVKTEVPAIEPAGVK from the coding sequence ATGCCCTCACGCTGCCCGCTCCTCTGCCGTGTCTTCGCACTGCTGGTTCTCGCCCTGTCTCTGCCTGCGCTGCACGCCGCCTCCGCGGGCGAAGAGCCGGCGCTGCTGCTGGTGACCCACGCCCGCTTTTTCACCATGGCGCCCGGCCAGCAGCAAAGCTTCCTCGGCTACATGCTTGTCTCCCGTGACGGCACCATCGCCGCCCTCGCCGCCGGCGATCCACCCGCCGCCGTGCATGCCGCATCCACCTTCGACGCACACGGCCACTGGATCATGCCCGGCTTCATCTCCGCGCACAGCCATCTCTGGCAGGCCGCCTATCGCGGCCTGGCCGCCAACAAAACCCTTCCCGGCTGGATTGCCGACCTCTACGGCGCACGTGCCACCAAAGCTGCGCCGGAGGACTACTACTGGTTCGCGCTCGACGGCGCGCTCGATCATCTTCAACACGGCATCACCGCCGCCTATGACTTCGCCTACGGCGGCACCTCCTGGGACAACCCCGCCATGAAGCCCGGCGCCATCGACTTCGACACCGAGCAGTACCGCGCCGAACTCGCCTCCGGTATTCGCTTCGTCCATGGCTACCAGGTCGAGAAGGTCCCGCCCGGCACCCCGGCCGAGACGACCCTCGCCGTCGCCCGCCCACGCCTGCGCGCCTTCCTCGACTACACGGCCGCGCATCCCTCGCCGCGCGCGCTCTCCACCATGCTCAACGGCTCGACCGCCTTCAACGAAACCCCGCAGCAGGCGGTCATGGAGGCCGCGCTCATGCGCGAGTTCCATCTCGGCAACCAGAGCCACTACCTTGAACCGCCGGACACCATCGCCGCCGAACAGGCCAAGTTCCCCTGGTTCGTGGATGGCGGGCTCATGCAGTCCACGCTCATCTTCGGCCACTTCATCCACACCACCGACGCCATCCTCGAGCAGACCGCGAAGGCCGGCGCCGGCATGAGCTGGAACCCGCTCTCCAACGGCCGCCTCGCCTCGGGCACCGCCGACATTCCGAAGTACCTCAAGTACGGCATCCGCGTCGGCATGGGTGTCGACGGAGAAGCCAGCGCCGACCTCGCCGACCCCTTCGAGAACCTGCGCACCGGCCTCTATGCCATCCGCGACAAGTACCAGAGCGCCACCGCCATGAGCCCCTACCAGGTGCTCTCCCTGCACACCATGGGCTCGGCCGACGTCCTCGGCGTGAAGAGCAGACTGGGCAGCCTCGAGCCGGGCAAATACGCCGACTTCCTGGTCATCGATCCAACCGATTTCGGCCCGGTCTTCGATCCCTACGCCTCGCTGGTGCTCATCGGCAGCCAGCGCGAGCTCGAGCGCGTCTACGTCGGCGGCCAGCTCATGGTCGACCACGGACACCTGCTCCACGCCGACGCCGACGAGGTGGAGCGCCAGGTCGATCACCGCGTGCAGTCCGAGGTCAAGACAGAGGTTCCGGCAATCGAGCCTGCAGGCGTGAAGTGA
- a CDS encoding tetratricopeptide repeat protein — protein MDTQTRHALKQDGFAEATASSLDWLQTNRSSVIKLTVLVVVIAVVATVAAIVYNTRSAKADDLFGQAMDIYNTPLQAPGQPAVPNQTNYKTAADRAKAANPLFVQVADQYNLLGTGKNAAYFAGLTYMDLNQTASAEKELQQAGGAHDSGIASLAKMALAGLYRQTGRDSQAVDLYNEVIQHPTAAVSASAAKLELAGYYESSNPALAKKLYAEIKDQDKGTAAAQIATQKLAGGK, from the coding sequence GTGGATACACAGACACGTCACGCCTTGAAACAGGACGGCTTCGCCGAAGCCACTGCCTCCAGCCTCGATTGGCTCCAGACCAACCGTAGCTCCGTCATCAAACTGACCGTCCTGGTCGTCGTGATCGCCGTCGTCGCCACCGTCGCCGCGATTGTCTACAACACCCGCTCCGCCAAGGCCGACGACCTCTTCGGCCAGGCCATGGACATCTACAACACCCCGCTCCAGGCGCCCGGCCAGCCCGCGGTTCCCAACCAGACCAACTACAAGACCGCGGCCGACCGCGCCAAGGCCGCCAATCCGCTCTTCGTCCAGGTTGCCGACCAGTACAACCTGCTCGGAACCGGCAAGAACGCCGCCTATTTCGCCGGCCTTACCTACATGGATCTGAACCAGACCGCCTCGGCCGAGAAGGAACTGCAGCAGGCTGGCGGCGCGCATGACAGCGGCATCGCCTCGCTGGCCAAGATGGCCCTCGCCGGCCTCTACCGCCAGACCGGCCGCGACAGCCAGGCCGTCGATCTCTATAACGAGGTCATCCAGCACCCCACCGCCGCCGTCTCCGCCTCGGCCGCCAAGCTCGAGCTGGCCGGATACTACGAATCCTCCAACCCAGCCCTGGCCAAGAAGCTCTACGCCGAGATCAAGGACCAGGACAAGGGCACCGCAGCCGCACAGATCGCCACCCAGAAGCTGGCCGGCGGCAAGTAG
- a CDS encoding phage holin family protein: MVRLLLRWLLQAVALLIVAWLVPGFLVHNLASALIAALVIGLLNATLGTLLKLITLPLGILTLGLFFLVINAIILELASGLVPGFHVASFGAAFIGAIVLALLHMLFEAIAD, translated from the coding sequence ATGGTCCGTCTGCTTCTGCGCTGGCTGCTCCAAGCGGTGGCGCTGCTGATTGTGGCCTGGCTGGTGCCAGGCTTTCTGGTGCACAACCTGGCCTCGGCGCTGATTGCGGCGCTGGTGATCGGCCTGCTCAATGCCACGCTGGGAACGCTGCTCAAGCTGATCACGCTGCCGCTCGGCATCCTGACGCTGGGGCTGTTCTTCCTGGTGATTAACGCGATCATCCTGGAGCTGGCCAGCGGACTGGTGCCGGGCTTCCACGTAGCCAGCTTCGGCGCAGCGTTTATCGGAGCCATCGTGCTGGCGCTGCTCCACATGCTCTTCGAAGCGATCGCCGACTAA